In Fusarium musae strain F31 chromosome 7, whole genome shotgun sequence, a single window of DNA contains:
- a CDS encoding hypothetical protein (EggNog:ENOG41) gives MAKVATDFEKIINEGRERKKNEALADRIFSKNRRQSAPSKLKSAPGQSLASRVGVKKQRISTIGTRSTQPAPGNVNGEWTHDLHHSVSGDLSSRISAPNAAHKRPNNRRAARLSAAVDRMDTSGDVPQQVNIVKGKGGAGNGNGMGMTIRGLAGPFTIMAQNFAPGTTAADIESAMTPIGGEILSCRIVKSNPFLLFELAFASREGGERVIETFNDKTADGRIIKVYPKLGAPSGNTISSSNAPRNAPSGPRGTRGNKPNPNDNIVDGSMGFPDLMDTATTNGSSRNNQLYSDKIVGGNRRGRGGQRGRAGR, from the exons atggccaaggtTGCTACAGATTTCGAAAAGATCATTAACGAGG GGCGTGAGCGAAAGAAGAACGAGGCCCTCGCCGAtcgcatcttctcaaagaaccGTCGCCAAAGCGCAccctccaagctcaagtcgGCCCCCGGCCAATCACTAGCAAGCCGTGTCGGCGTTAAAAAG CAGCGAATTTCCACAATCGGCACCCGCTCGACCCAGCCCGCACCTGGCAATGTCAACGGAGAATGGACACACGATCTGCACCACTCCGTCTCAGGCGACCTAAGCTCCCGCATCTCAGCTCCCAATGCTGCTCATAAGAGACCAAACAACCGCCGTGCTGCTCGTCTCTCCGCTGCCGTGGATCGCATGGACACTTCTGGTGACGTGCCACAACAGGTCAATATCGTGAAAGGCAAGGGCGGCGCtggcaatggcaatggcATGGGGATGACAATTCGGGGTCTCGCAGGCCCCTTCACTATCATGGCACAAAACTTTGCCCCTGGCACTACAGCCGCTGATATCGAGAGCGCTATGACTCCCATCGGAGGCGAGATTCTAAGCTGTCGCATTGTCAAGTCAAACccattcctcctcttcgagcTAGCCTTTGCATCGCGCGAGGGTGGTGAGCGAGTAATCGAGACCTTCAACGATAAGACC GCTGATGGTAGAATCATCAAGGTGTACCCTAAGCTTGGAGCCCCTTCAGGCAATACCATTTCGTCCAGCAATGCGCCAAGAAACGCTCCAAGTGGTCCCCGTGGCACCCGCGGAAACAAGCCCAACCCCAACGACAACATCGTTGATGGCTCGATGGGTTTCCCTGACTTAATGGACACAGCCACCACGAATGGCTCATCAAGGAACAACCAGTTGTACAGCGATAAAATCGTGGGCGGCAACCGACGAGGCCGAGGTGGTCAAAGAGGTCGCGCCGGGCGATGA
- a CDS encoding hypothetical protein (EggNog:ENOG41): MDPQWQQYPSANSPGSSRRHNGNTQAPRDYTNQPPPQGGYKYDQFHGGAPVHSAAAPPASAPVGNPNSVASPISPSQMRDGNGDVAMHDAHDAHAGIKYPMRPLHQAHMSGSRPVNLHSPQESSSVAQRYSPMEALSPTSPYAPKSASNSQFTSPTSQRQSPTRQSDYSQSPYFPGARQHQQGQHLPPINPYASAGHQENYPSSAVGNLDAAFNLDPKSPRRPVPQQVTRGPVPEFKQLSSPADLQPKVNSQPPFRRANPEGGFISPLQALTVQLPATYRICNPSFKYESSRNPRRVLTKPSKGTKNDGYDNEDSDYILYVNDILGSEEAGHKNRYLILDVLGQGTFGQVVKCQNLKTQEVVAVKVIKNRTAYFNQSMMEVSVLDLLNTKLDKNDDHHLLRLKDTFIHRQHLCLVFELLSVNLYELIKQNQFRGLSTTLVRVFAQQLLNGLALLNKARLIHCDLKPENILLKNLESPIIKIIDFGSACDERQTVYTYIQSRFYRSPEVLLGLPYSSAIDMWSLGCIVVELFLGLPLFPGSSEYNQVSRIVEMLGNPPNWMIEMGKQAGDFFEKRQDEFGRRTYQLKPMEQYARERGTKEQPSKKYFQANTLPEIIKSYPMPRKNMKQSEIDREMNNRIAFIDFVRGLLTINPLERWSPQQAKLHPFITQQKFTGPFIPPMNLKSSSLNRSPAPGTQQQQQAEALSKQRAQAAAAQHQAQHQAQQQAASAAPAPYANQYAPQGHTQPQMYGNNSMYSPGGNHANMPSAYGQQQQHGQYGQMVMSQPPQQMPQGQYAQMPQPNMYQHQQGGMRPARQRASTMEQQQSGIPAAIQRVASHLDPSQPIRLQPSPAYYPPTGESMASGSIDNRTAAGRRGSRVQQGGRGNRDFIRNLEERTLEEGFMGNQNTWH, translated from the exons ATGGATCCTCAGTGGCAGCAATATCCCTCCGCGAACTCGCCTGGCTCCTCGAGACGACACAACGGCAATACCCAAGCCCCTCGAGACTACACCAACCAGCCCCCGCCTCAAGGCGGATATAAATACGACCAGTTCCACGGTGGCGCCCCCGTCcattctgctgctgctccgcCTGCTTCTGCTCCTGTTGGTAACCCCAACTCAGTCGCCTCTCCAATCTCACCTTCGCAGATGCGCGACGGCAACGGTGACGTCGCTATGCACGATGCTCATGATGCTCATGCTGGTATCAAGTACCCCATGAGGCCccttcatcaagctcacaTGTCGGGCAGCCGCCCCGTCAACCTTCACTCACCTCAAGAGTCTTCTTCCGTCGCTCAACGATACTCGCCCATGGAGGCGCTGTCCCCCACTTCACCTTACGCGCCTAAGTCGGCTTCAAACAGCCAATTCACAAGCCCGACCTCCCAGCGACAGTCGCCTACACGCCAGTCTGATTATTCTCAATCTCCATATTTTCCCGGCGCccgccaacaccagcaaGGCCAGCATCTTCCCCCTATCAACCCTTACGCGTCTGCCGGTCACCAGGAAAATTATCCCTCTTCAGCTGTCGGCAATCTCGATGCTGCTTTTAACCTGGACCCCAAGTCTCCGAGACGGCCTGTGCCCCAGCAAGTGACAAGGGGCCCAGTACCCGAGTTCAAGCAACTCTCCTCGCCTGCAGATCTGCAGCCCAAGGTCAATTCACAGCCTCCGTTTCGCCGCGCCAACCCTGAGGGCGGTTTCATCAGT CCTCTCCAAGCTCTTACTGTTCAATTGCCTGCTACGTATCGCATCTGTAACCCTAGCTTCAAATATGAGTCGTCGCGCAATCCTCGCAGAGTCTTAACCAAGCCCAGCAAGGGCACCAAGAACGATGGCTATGACAACGAAGACAGTGACTATATCCTCTACGTCAACGACATTCTTGGATCTGAAGAAGCCGGCCACAA AAACCGTTACCTTATTCTGGATGTTTTGGGGCAGGGTACTTTTGGTCAAGTCGTGAAATGTCAGAATCTCAAGACGCAAGAAGTAGTGGCTGTCAAGGTGATCAAGAATCGTACTGCCTACTTCAATCAGAGCATGATGGAGGTTTCGGTCCTCGATTTG CTCAACACGAAGCTTGACAAGAACGACGACCATCATTTGTTGCGGCTTAAAGACACTTTCATTCATCGCCAACATCTTTGCTTGGTTTTTGAGCTCCTTAGCGTCAACCTTTACGAGCTCATCAAGCAGAACCAGTTTAGAGGACTCAGCACTACTTTGGTTCGCGTGTTTGCTCAACAGCTTCTCAACGGTCTCGCACTGCTTAACAAGGCTCGTCTGATACATTGCGATTTGAAGCCTGAGAacattcttctcaagaatctCGAAAGTCCCATCATCAAGATTATTGATTTCGGCTCAGCCTGCGACGAGCGACAAACAGTGTATACTTATATTCAATCTCGATTCTACAGATCTCCCGAGGTTTTACTTGGTCTCCCCTATTCTTCGGCCATCGATATGTGGTCCCTTGGATGCATTGTGGTGGAGCTGTTCCTGGGACTTCCCCTGTTCCCAGGATCTTCTGAGTATAACCAGGTCTCGCGAATCGTTGAAATGTTGGGCAACCCCCCGAACTGGATGATCGAGATGGGCAAACAGGCGGGCGACTTTTTCGAAAAGCGACAAGATGAGTTCGGAAGACGGACATACCAGCTTAAACCCATGGAGCAATATGCCCGAGAGCGTGGCACCAAGGAACAGCCTAGCAAGAAGTACTTCCAGGCCAACACCCTTCCCGAGATTATCAAGTCCTACCCCATGCCTAGGAAGAACATGAAGCAGAGCGAGATAGATAGAG AAATGAACAACCGCATCGCGTTCATTGACTTTGTCCGCGGCCTTCTTACGATCAACCCTCTTGAGAGGTGGTCTCCCCAGCAAGCCAAGCTTCATCCGTTCATCACACAACAGAAGTTCACTGGACCTTTCATACCACCCATGAATCTGAAGTCTAGCTCGCTGAATAGGTCTCCAGCACCTGGcacccagcaacagcaacaggccGAGGCACTTAGCAAGCAGCGGGCTCAAGCGGCAGCAGCTCAACATCAAGCACAACACCAGGCACAACAACAGGCTGCTTCAGCTGCTCCTGCCCCCTATGCCAACCAGTACGCGCCTCAAGGTCATACGCAACCGCAGATGTACGGCAACAACTCAATGTATTCTCCCGGAGGCAACCACGCCAATATGCCATCGGCATAcggccagcaacaacaacacggGCAGTATGGACAAATGGTCATGTCCCAACCGCCTCAGCAGATGCCTCAGGGGCAATATGCACAAATGCCCCAGCCCAACATgtatcagcatcaacaaggtGGTATGAGGCCAGCACGCCAACGGGCTTCAACCATGGAGCAGCAACAGAGCGGTATCCCCGCTGCCATCCAACGAGTAGCTAGCCATCTCGACCCCAGTCAGCCGATTCGTTTACAGCCTAGCCCGGCGTACTACCCACCCACTGGAGAAAGCATGGCGTCTGGCAGCATCGATAACCGCACGGCAGCAGGTCGAAGAGGTAGCCGCGTACAACAGGGTGGTCGAGGCAACAGGGACTTCATACGCAACTTGGAGGAGCGCACTCTGGAAGAAGGTTTTATGGGAAACCAGAACACTTGGCATTGA
- a CDS encoding hypothetical protein (EggNog:ENOG41~BUSCO:EOG09260375) has translation MSHRARLAELKALRESGKKVFDTYKVADVDNLYDEVDEDGYKKVVRERLNQDDFVVDDNGEGYADDGREDWDRVQAYGSESEEEATVRGRPSKTTKKNRQEEQAKRAANDKDISEYFKGANRTQPKPKVVKTKEDDDFLSNLLGEVDNNILAPAPHTSRVERSGGRRKARALSPAPEPVPKKTKTLDTRLPSPLPPAPEDDDGFFPSADDDILETADVPMSDPAPSSPAAKVAQRKAQIKQEPKEDDDDDDDDDDDDDDDMMEVAHAGAIATTSVNLASSRPVKKIQKAESYPTPASSSPVKPNDAQVDSASWNALTERLNVVTSSPAETKTIGKIDHKDAIEEDGSLNFFWTDYTEVNGNLCLFGKVLNKKTRSYVSCFVKVDNILRKLYFLPRQHRLQDGEETGEVVEMMNVYDEIDTMMTKMNVGMYKIKACTRKYAFELRDVPKEAQYMKLLYPYNKPEVDPNRPGETYSHVFGSNTALFEQFVLWKNIMGPCWLKIEDADFDKLKNASHCKLEVLADHPNMVSVLSESDNLDAPPLTLMSVSLRTAFNEKDNKQEILAISARIYEKVSLSDTTPAEKLPCRTFTVIRPHGQAFPMGFDHLAKKRNRGLIVLKKQEADILAFFLAQLDVADPDVILGHQLEGVDYSVLLNRLYEKKIPGWSRLGRLRRSQWPSSIGKTGGNVFAERQILSGRLLCDLANDAGKSVMFKCQSWSLTEMCSLYLSGDNRRRDFDNEVALKTWAREKQGLLDYITHMEADTHYIAALGLGVQMLPLTKVLTNLAGNSWARTLTGTRAERNEYILLHEFYRNKYICPDKQTFRSRQRAEEAQREEEAGEGKKKDKYKGGLVFEPEKGLYDKFVLVMDFNSLYPSIIQEFNICFTTVDRPATNSEEDEVPEVPINQDQGILPRLIATLVSRRRQVKSLMKDKKATPEELATWDIKQLALKLTANSMYGCLGYTKSRFYARPLAVLTTFKGREILRSTKELAESNSLQVIYGDTDSVMINANVDNVADAFKVGNDFKKAVNEQYKLLEIDIDNVFRRILLQAKKKYAAINLVEKDGKFIEKMEVKGLDMKRREYCALSKEISQHLLNEILSGDDTEVSIARIHEYLSGIAGKMREQTVPVQKYIIHTQLGKAPKDYPDSNSMPQVQVALREMAKGRTVRKGDVIAYVITGDSKSSEPAPKRAYTPGDLKADPTLLPDVEWYIGKQIFPPVERLCANIVGTSTSQLAEHLGLDIKRYSSFQTQQNSSSNDLEIHPLDSQIPDEVRFGDCARLSLRCRKCKSSSVFEGLATSPDHVSQSGVICGSCSSSISTLSVVAQMEHAIRTQTSRYYEGWLVCDDSQCGNRTRQMSVYGSRCLGPKGLARDCLGRMRYEYTEKAIYTQLLYFASLWDVDKAKAKATSTEMSRQDRENILALAEHNRIRFGNVKGVVDKYLDKCGRQWVAMDTLFTKLGFKPMA, from the exons ATGTCTCACAGAGCACGGCTCgctgagctcaaggctctTCGAGAGTCCGGCAAGAAGGTCTTTGATACTTACAAAGTTGCCGACGTCGACAATCTATACGACgaagttgacgaggatggaTATAAGAAGGTTGTTCGGGAACGATTAAATCAGGATGACTTTGTTGTCGACGACAATGGCGAGGGCTACGCAGATGATGGCCGCGAAGACTGGGATCGAGTACAAGCCTATGGCTCAGAaagcgaagaagaggccaCCGTCCGTGGCCGGCCCAGCAAGACTA CGAAGAAGAATCGTCAGGAGGAGCAAGCCAAGCGAGCGGCCAATGACAAAGATATCAGTGAATACTTCAAAGGCGCCAACAGGACCCAGCCAAAACCCAAG GTCGTCAAGACAAAGGAGGACGACGACTTCCTTTCAAACCTCCTCGGCGAGGTGGACAACAACATACTTGCCCCTGCTCCCCATACCTCGAGAGTCGAAAGGTCTGGCGGGCGTCGCAAGGCTCGGGCCCTTTCACCTGCTCCTGAGCCTGTGCCcaaaaagaccaagaccctCGATACCCGGTTACCGTCCCCTCTCCCTCCAGCccctgaagatgacgatggcttctttcCCTCCGCCGACGATGACATTCTCGAGACTGCCGATGTCCCCATGAGCGATCCTGCGCCCTCCTCTCCAGCTGCAAAGGTAGCGCAGAGAAAGGCACAGATTAAGCAGGAACCAaaggaagacgacgacgacgacgacgacgacgacgacgacgacgacgacgacatgaTGGAGGTTGCGCATGCTGGCGCCATCGCCACAACCAGCGTCAATCTAGCAAGTTCAAGGCCGGTCAAGAAAATTCAGAAAGCAGAGTCCTATCCCACGCCTGCCAGCTCATCTCCTGTCAAACCCAACGACGCTCAAGTCGACTCAGCTTCATGGAATGCCCTCACAGAGAGGCTGAACGTCGTCACAAGCTCGCCTGCGGAAACAAAGACAATAGGCAAAATCGACCACAAGGATGCGATCGAGGAAGATGGCagcctcaacttcttctggacAGACTACACTGAGGTCAACGGCAATCTGTGTCTCTTTGGCAAAgttctcaacaagaagacgCGATCATACGTCAGCTGCTTTGTCAAAGTCGACAACATCTTGAGAAAGCTGTACTTCTTACCGCGTCAACACCGCTTACAAGATGGCGAAGAGACAGGCGAAGTAGTCGAGATGATGAACGTGTATGACGAGATTGACACCATGATGACCAAGATGAATGTTGGCATGTACAAGATCAAGGCATGCACCAGGAAATATGCCTTTGAGCTCCGTGATGTCCCCAAGGAAGCACAGTATATGAAACTTCTCTACCCCTACAACA AGCCTGAAGTCGACCCCAACAGACCCGGTGAGACATATTCTCACGTCTTTGGTAGCAACACTGCTCTTTTTGAACAGTTCGTTCTTTGGAAGAATATCATGGGCCCATGCTGGCTGAAGATTGAGGATGCCGAttttgacaagctcaagaatgcTTCCCACTGCAAGCTTGAGGTTTTGGCCGATCACCCCAACATGGTTTCTGTTCTTAGCGAGTCTGACAACCTCGATGCGCCTCCCCTGACTCTTATGAGTGTCTCATTACGGACTGCCTTTAATGAGAAGGATAACAAGCAAGAGATTCTGGCTATCAGTGCAAGAATCTACGAGAAGGTATCCCTCAGTGACACAACCCCTGCAGAAAAGCTGCCCTGTCGAACCTTTACAGTTATCCGGCCGCATGGCCAGGCGTTCCCGATGGGCTTCGATCACCTTGCGAAGAAAAGGAATCGTGGCTTGATTGTGCTgaagaagcaagaagctgatatcctcgccttcttcttggcccagCTGGATGTTGCAGACCCAGATGTGATTCTTGGACACCAATTGGAGGGTGTAGACTACAGCGTGCTCCTCAATCGTCTGTATGAAAAAAAAATCCCCGGATGGTCCAGGCTAGGCAGGCTCCGTCGCAGTCAGTGGCCATCGTCCATCGGCAAGACTGGAGGTAACGTTTTTGCCGAACGCCAGATCTTGTCAGGACGTCTGCTATGTGACCTGGCTAACGATGCTGGAAAGTCGGTCATGTTCAAGTGCCAGTCATGGAGCCTGACAGAGATGTGCAGTTTGTACCTCTCTGGAGATAACCGGCGCCGCGATTTTGACAATGAGGTTGCCCTGAAGACGTGGGCCAGGGAGAAGCAGGGACTTCTTGACTACATCACTCATATGGAGGCCGATACACACTACATTGCAGCCCTGGGCCTAGGTGTTCAAATGTTGCCACTGACCAAGGTTCTCACCAATCTGGCGGGTAACTCTTGGGCTCGAACTCTGACCGGCACGCGTGCAGAGCGGAACGAGTACATTTTGCTACACGAGTTCTATCGCAACAAGTACATCTGCCCTGATAAGCAAACTTTTCGCAGTCGCCAGCGTGCTGAAGAGGCACAGCGTGAAGAAGAGGCGGGcgaaggaaagaagaaggacaagtaCAAGGGTGGCTTGGTTTTCGAGCCAGAGAAGGGTCTATATGATAAGTTTGTGCTTGTGATGGACTTCAATTCCCTTTATCCCTCTATTATCCAGGAGTTCAACATCTGCTTTACAACTGTCGATAGACCAGCCACC AacagtgaagaagatgaagttccCGAAGTTCCAATCAACCAGGATCAAGGTATCCTACCTAGGCTCATTGCTACTCTCGTCAGTCGCCGTCGACAAGTCAAGAGCCTcatgaaggacaagaaggctACCCCAGAGGAGCTGGCCACGTGGGACATCAAGCAGCTTGCCCTCAAGCTCACTGCCAACTCCATGTATGGATGTTTGGGCTATACCAAGTCGCGCTTCTACGCTCGACCTCTGGCTGTTTTAACAACCTTCAAGGGTCGAGAAATCCTCCGCAGCACCAAGGAGCTGGCCGAGAGCAACTCACTGCAAGTTATCTATGGTGATACTGATTCCGTCATGATCAATGCCAACGTGGACAATGTTGCCGATGCGTTCAAGGTTGGCAACGATTTCAAGAAAGCAGTCAACGAGCAGTACAAGCTGCTTGAGATCGATATTGACAACGTCTTTCGCCGTATTCTCCTTCAAGCGAAAAAGAAGTATGCTGCTATCAACCTTGTAGAGAAGGATGGGAAGTTCatcgagaagatggaagtcaagggtcttgacatGAAGCGTCGAGAGTACTGTGCTTTGTCGAAGGAGATCTCCCAACACCTTCTTAACGAGATTCTGTCGGGCGACGACACCGAAGTCTCAATCGCCCGAATCCATGAGTACTTGAGCGGCATTGCTGGCAAGATGCGTGAGCAGACTGTTCCTGTTCAGAAGTATATCATCCATACACAGCTTGGAAAAGCACCCAAGGACTACCCCGACTCCAACTCCATGCCTCAGGTCCAAGTCGCTCTCCGTGAAATGGCCAAAGGCAGGACAGTTCGCAAGGGAGATGTTATCGCGTACGTGATTACGGGCGACAGCAAGAGCTCTGAGCCTGCTCCCAAACGAGCCTACACTCCTGGTGATCTCAAGGCAGACCCTACTCTACTGCCTGACGTTGAGTGGTATATTGGCAAGCAGATCTTCCCCCCTGTCGAGCGTCTCTGTGCAAATATTGTCggaacatcaacatcacaacTGGCAGAgcaccttggtcttgatatcaagCGCTACAGCTCATTCCAAACCCAGCAGAACAGCTCAAGCAACGACCTCGAGATCCACCCCTTGGACTCTCAGATTCCAGACGAGGTCCGCTTCGGTGACTGTGCTCGCCTCTCTTTGCGTTGCCGCAAGTGCAAAAGCTCGTCCGTGTTCGAGGGCCTGGCTACGTCCCCCGATCATGTGTCCCAATCCGGTGTCATCTGCGGTTCGTGTAGTAGTTCCATCTCGACACTCTCTGTCGTGGCCCAGATGGAGCACGCCATTCGCACTCAGACAAGTCGGTACTACGAGGGCTGGCTGGTCTGTGATGATAGCCAGTGCGGCAATCGAACACGGCAAATGAGTGTTTATGGTTCACGCTGCCTTGGCCCTAAGGGACTGGCCCGAGATTGTCTCGGTCGAATGCGTTACGAATATACagaaaaggctatttatacTCAGC
- a CDS encoding hypothetical protein (EggNog:ENOG41): MADRLLHGGACLRRALQFVPRKRLEIRPASAFQTRSFRHSQRIFNSTTTTPTAQETTTAQDAHSIADAIAKDAPKSLDAPADEAIWKKKENLRMERAVNKELQYLNNDPWKVAEYVKKALEAKKFDQAHLLVQKGSKDMQLVVSWNFLLEYLLNQQQVKAAIKLFNEMKKRAQFPNAQTYTTLFRGLAKSNHPKTAVFEAVKHYNALFKDSRLEPNSTHLNAVLSVCNRAGDLDSMFSIVDTLNESTRAPTSYTYTTVLNAIRFNTLDGLEKLSPEQKEFNLKKGTQRAKAIWSEVMSKWRQGRLTIDEELVCAMGRMMIISSDINEKKEVLDLIEQTMNIPNLSKVKEMSAEEARKTNPNTGQVVKKDKNGVFVSPGNNTLSLILKVVLQTKLNSLGIKYWNFILREYNLEPDRDCWLRLFSILKQAKASGHATEILDIIPASITGPNFYRIAFETCVRDNINPNVIKNANRAFDSMMNHLEMPDAHLMRLYLNVSQSTHYHLRARAKEGDVAGAKRAYGVQITDALDRLWVPYRKLHDYYFKKVKPETKEQKKVLYNDQREVIALARIMYGSFNKVIQQEMLPEEDLKRIRPVGGRINREIQAFYANREEIEPNLRKTKGRGTAEEDMSTQNEAMNTANFWDTTQAGKPRPPKQTGRRQPHRDNGPGDGYQREESSRSESEPPRRAPFSYKTYLTDSQLPPRTRIPEKDLRQWKDGTRPVRQPDYVGYRGPRPSWDATRDDRKAERRFGNPRR, encoded by the exons ATGGCTGATAGGTTATTGCACGGAGGCGCGTGTCTTCGGAGAGCTCTGCAGTTCGTACCGCGCAAGAGACTGGAGATTCGGCCTGCTTCTGCTTTTCAAACCCGTTCGTTTCGGCACTCACAGCGCATATTCAactcgacgacgacgacaccGACTGCCCAGGAGACGACTACAGCTCAGGACGCACACTCTATAGCTGATGCTATCGCGAAAGATGCCCCAAAAAGCCTCGATGCCCCAGCTGACGAAGCAatatggaagaagaaggaaaaccTTAGAATGGAACGGGCAGTCAACAAGGAGTTGCAATATCTAAACAATGACCCTTGGAAAGTTGCAGAATATGTCAAAAAAGCACTTGAAGCAAAGAAATTCGATCAAGCCCATCTTTTGGTTCAAAAGGGCAGTAAAGATATGCAATTGGTCGTGTCATGGAATTTCCTATTGGAATATTTGCTCAACCAGCAACAAGTCAAGGCAGCGATCAAGCTATTCAACGAG ATGAAAAAGCGCGCACAGTTTCCTAACGCACAAACCTACACTACCCTGTTCCGTGGTCTCGCCAAGTCGAACCACCCTAAAACCGCTGTCTTCGAGGCTGTGAAGCACTATAACGCCCTTTTCAAGGACTCCCGCCTAGAACCAAACAGTACTCATCTGAATGCTGTGCTTAGCGTGTGCAACCGAGCGGGCGACCTGGACTCCATGTTCTCCATCGTCGACACTCTCAATGAGTCAACTCGAGCTCCAACTTCCTACACCTATACTACCGTTCTCAATGCTATACGATTCAACACGCTTGACGGCTTGGAAAAACTGTCGCCTGAACAGAAGGAGTTCAATCTCAAAAAAGGTACTCAGCGCGCCAAAGCCATCTGGTCAGAAGTTATGAGTAAATGGAGGCAAGGACGTCTGACCATTGACGAGGAGCTCGTCTGCGCAATGGGTCGTATGATGATCATCTCGAGTGACATCAACGAGAAAAAGgaggttcttgatctcattgAACAGACAATGAACATACCCAACTTGTCCAAAGTCAAGGAAATGTCAGCTGAGGAAGCACGCAAGACAAATCCTAATACCGGTCAAGTggtcaagaaggataagAATGGTGTCTTTGTCAGTCCTGGGAACAATACCTTGTCTCTGATATTGAAGGTTGTGTTGCAGACGAAGCTCAACAGCCTGGGCATCAAGTACTGGAATTTCATTCTTCGCGAATATAATCTCGAGCCTGACCGGGATTGCTGGTTGCGCCTCTTTAGCATTCTCAAGCAAGCCAAAGCAAGCGGTCATGCTACTGAGATTCTGGACATAATACCGGCGAGTATCACTGGGCCAAACTTCTATCGCATAGCCTTTGAAACGTGCGTTCGTGATAACATCAACCCAAATGTCATCAAGAATGCCAACCGCGCGTTCGACAGCATGATGAATCACCTAGAGATGCCCGACGCTCATCTCATGCGCCTCTACCTCAACGTTTCTCAGTCCACGCACTATCACTTGCGTGCTCGTGCTAAGGAAGGGGACGTGGCTGGTGCCAAACGTGCCTATGGCGTCCAGATCACCGACGCGCTTGATCGTCTGTGGGTGCCCTACCGCAAACTTCACGATTACTACTTCAAAAAGGTTAAACCTGAGACCAAGGAACAAAAGAAGGTTCTTTATAATGATCAACGTGAAGTAATTGCTCTCGCACGCATCATGTATGGATCATTCAATAAGGTTATTCAGCAGGAAATGCTCCCTGAGGAAGACCTCAAGAGAATACGCCCTGTCGGGGGGCGCATCAATCGTGAGATTCAGGCATTTTATGCCAACCGGGAGGAAATAGAACCCAACTTGCGCAAGACGAAGGGTCGTGGCACAGCCGAGGAAGATATGTCTACACAGAATGAGGCCATGAATACGGCCAATTTTTGGGACACCACTCAAGCAGGAAAACCCCGGCCCCCAAAGCAGACAGGCCGAAGGCAGCCGCATCGTGATAATGGCCCAGGTGATGGCTATCAACGCGAAGAAAGCTCAAGGTCCGAATCCGAGCCTCCAAGGCGTGCCCCCTTCTCGTACAAAACATACCTTACAGACAGCCAGCTGCCACCCAGAACGCGAATACCAGAAAAAGACCTACGCCAATGGAAAGACGGCACGCGGCCAGTGAGGCAGCCCGATTATGTCGGCTATCGTGGCCCTCGTCCTAGCTGGGACGCGACTCGTGACGACAGGAAGGCCGAGCGCCGCTTTGGCAACCCGCGACGTTAA